The Salvelinus namaycush isolate Seneca chromosome 5, SaNama_1.0, whole genome shotgun sequence genome segment aagaacaccatcccaaccgtgaagcacgggtgtggcagcatcaagttgtgggggtgctttgctgcaggagggactggtggacttcacaaaatagatggcatcatgagggaagaacaattatgttgatatattgaagcaacatctcaagacatcagtcaggaagttaaagcttggtcgcaaatgggtcttccaaatggacaatgaccccaagcatacttccaaagttgtggcaaaatggcttaaggacaacaaagtcaagatatttaAGTGGCCATCACAACACCCTGACCTccatcccatagaaaatttgtggtcagaactgaaaaagccggtgcgagcaaggaggcctacaaacctgactcagttacaccagctctgtcagtaggaatgggccaaaattcacccaacttattgtgggaagcttgtggaaggctacccgaaacatttgacccaagttaaacaatttaaaggcaatgttaccaaatactaattgagtgtatgtaaacttctgacccactgggaatgtgataaaataaattaaagatgaaataagtcattctctttactattattctgacatttcacattcttaaaataaaatggtgatcctaactgacctaagccatggaatttttactaggattaaatatcaggaattgtgaaaaactgagttgaaatgtatttgtataaggtgtatgtaaacttccggcttcGACTGTAAGTGCTTTTTTCAGTAGGGGATTGGTGGAGCAGAGAGGAGGGATAAGTGGTGGCCTTCACTGCCTGGCTTCCAGCCTAAATGTTTACTTGCTGGCCACTATCCTACGCTTCAGAGGCAAACTTTGTGACTCACACTTTCTGTTAACTACACAAAAAAAACATCCATGTTTTGTTTGGTCTGCCAGAATGCCTTACTATTGCTGTGTGTTTCTGGTGTTTACGTGTTCTTTTAAACCTGATTTATCCAGGTTAAACCTAAAATCTCTTGGATAAAATCTGTTTTGCAACACAGACTGGGTCCAAGATAGCAGCAGGGTCAGCGATATTACAAGTCAAATTGCAAACGTGAAAAACTAACTGTAGATCCATCAAAAGCAATTATCATAGCATTTGtgtacctacagtatgtgtgtgtgtgtatgtatgtgtgtgtgtgtgtgtgtgtaccgtcgTGCACATCTGTGTATcttagacaggagaggagggttgaatAACTATAAACATAGTAGATGAAAACACAAACATGGTTCTTGAAACCTGCTGGGATAAGGAGAAAGGAATGTGAGAGCAGATCCCGACAAGCCAGGACCGGggaagcagggagagagggagggaggtacggaaggagggaggaaaggggacaaaagagaaagaaagacctGCAGGGCAGGAGGGGGCGGAAAGGCCCTTTAGTGTTTGGTCAATCTTGCACCATCTGTACAGATTAGGAGATGAATTGACAGTGTGTGTTGAGAGGGGGGTATGGGTGGTGGGGGAGGGTCCTAAAAGAAAAGGTGAAAGGGGGATGTGGGTTAGGGAGAAGGATAGGTACCCTGAAAGAAGGCCTTACTGAAAATCGTCAGACATATCCCTATAAACGTACGTAACAACAGCCTGAAGAAAGTGTATTATAAGGaacatgtgtgtgtttatgagtgtACAGGTAGTAGAGAACTGCCTacagggggtttagggttggtgTTTCGGGGTTAAAGAAATGGGATCTGGGGATGGGAAAAGATGATAGAAAAGAAGATAGAGCATAACATGACGAGGACATTCTGTCCAACCTATTTCTGGAGCCTCCAGATGTGATGTTACGTGACATTATAACCTAACGTAGATCTCAATTCAACTTACATTGTTTGTGGTTTATAAAGACCAACACTGAATTACTGTATGTCAggggtctccaaccctgttcccggagagctaccctcctgtaggttttctctCCAACCCCAGCtgtaactaacctggttcagcttaTCATTGTTATCAGAACATGATGCATGATAGAGGGAATTTATAAGCATAGGAATGTCTTGATTTTATGTGTTCATCAACCATAGATTGTAAGATGAAGATCCATCTATTCAGCTATATTAACTACCTAATTTGTCATTGtaactaaaaataaagaaatgtcAAAGTTGAAAAAAGTTGATAAACGTTTGACAAGAAAAGAACACACTGACAATTGAGCAACTCTTTACATATTTTATTTACGCAGCGCTGGGTAGCACACTGcagtcagccagacagccagacgaACAGTGTGCTATGGTGAGCAGCAGGGCGTGTTACATTGTGAAGTGGCAGAGACACTCTGGCCAAACTGAAAAATTACAGACAGGTAGTATATGGACCCTGTGAAGTATACCTTTTAGTTTCATTGTCATATTCGCgtcatatcacagtcatagtaaataCACTTCTATATGAATCACAACAAATACAGAGCCTACAGAGCAGGTGTAGATACAGCATCATAGACAAGCAAGGCATGGAGTGGTTCTGCTCCTTTGGTTCTGGACAGACTGATGCTAGTGCTGGAGATAAGCCCAGTCTTAGTTCAGTGCAGTTATTGAAATGAAGGACAGGGACAGCGCTGGAATGGGCCGGAGACAATTTGGCTCACGATTGTTAGATACTGTTTCAACCCCCCTTGTATCCCATATAGCAGCCTTAGAAACCTGATGCAAATTAGTAGAACAATTTGGAGAAGACATCTAGAGCACTTATAATGAGGAAGACAAGCGAAGCAGGTTAAAAACAATGGCCTCTTGTGTGTTTAAGAAAGGCAGTATTGAGTGTGGCTCTTGTGTTCTTAGATGAGGAGATAATACAGCGAGAGAGTGATTGAAGTGATTTAAACAGTAAATGCCTTTCTGAGGCCTGAACAGACATAAAGAACTGTGTTTGTCTGCTCAAGACCACTTCAAAGCTCTGTCATcctcacccatctctctctatcaacCACCCTCAACCAAAACACACAGTGCCAACACAGTGAAAACAGCATCAGTAACACTtaactccctcctcctctctgtggtAGCTAGGTGAATGGTGGCACAGTGCTTCACAACCCCCACCCCTACTTAAACAGGGGTGCAGTGGCGGGACACCGGTCCTCcgaccccctccctcccctgggTCCATTTAGACAGCGGTCTCCTTGACCTTGTCCATGGCGGTCTGGAGCTGCTCACGGATCTTGGCGGCGTAGGGGGCGATCAGGCTGCTGAGCTCATCGATCTTGCCCTCCAGGGTGATGCGCAGGTCCTCGGCGGTGGCCTCCAGCTTCTCGCGCATGCCTTCGGCCTGGGTGGAGACCTGCTGGCTCAGGTCCTGGGCCTGGTTCTTCAGAAGGTCAGTGAAGCTGCCCAGCCTCTGGGCGGCGGTGTCGTGGGCCTGACTCACGAAGGGCTCCACACGCTCCTTCACGAGATCCATGTTCTGGGAGGTACGGGACTGGATCTCACCCAGGTAGGTGGCCACGGTCCTGGGGGAGGGAGAGGCATAGGGAGTTTGCATCACTTGGAAGATATTAAAACTGTATTTAGAAATTCTATGTTGGAAATCAAGCTGTTACAGTACATTAGCTGTTGCCATCTATACTCACTTGCGGATCTCCTCGGTGTCCTTGTTAAGGCGTTTCTTCAGTTTGCGGGTGTAGGTGTTGGCACGGTTGTGGACATCATCAGCATTCTGCTCCATCATAGTCTTGAGCTCTCCCAGGTACTGTGTGCTGCGCTCCTTGGCGTCAACCATGTCGGTCTGGAGCTTGGTGGTCAGAAGCTGCAGGTCCTGGCCCAGCAGGGCGGCTGTGTCCTGGGAGTAGGGCCCCAACTTGGTCTGGATGTCCTCCCCGTACACGGTCAGCTCAGCCATGGTGTCAGTGATCAGGGTGCTGCGGAGAGGGAGGCATGGTCAGAGATGGTCATAAAGTGGGTAGAGGGAGACATGGCCAGTGACGTAAGGGGACACAGGGGTACAGGggggaggacggaggagagaggggagacatcGTCTGGGAAATCGGGAGACACAGGGGTAcaggggggaggatggaggagagaggggagacatcGTCTGGGAAATCGGGAGACACAGGGGTACAGGGGGGAGGATGAGGGAGGCATGGTCAGGGACATAGGAGGACACAGGGGTACAGGAGGGAGgacgggggagagaggggagacatcGTCTGGGAAATCGGGAGACACAGGGGTACAGgggggaggatgagggagagaggagaaagaggggaggcaTGGTCAGGGACACgggggggaggatggggagagaggggaaagcaGGGAGGCATGGTCAGAGACAGTCACACAGCACAAGGTGATAATGGAGAGCGATGAAGCAAAGTATATGAGCCTATATCACTTCAGAATAAAATAGTGTCACAATGTGCCACTCACTCGAGTTCTCTGCTGAGCTGGGAGGCCTTGAGGTTTTCCACCAGTCCGTCGGCTCTGCTGTTGATCTCAGACACGTAGGTCCAGAAGCGCTCAACGTTCTCCTCCCAGTGGTTCTGGAGGGCCTCTGCCTGGCGCACAGCGCGGGCATGGCAGCCTGCAGGGGGACACAGAGAGCTCTGAGGTGAGGTTTCCATAATATACACCATCAGGGGGGTTAAATCCAGTCTGGTAATGAGTGTGGAGCCTTGGTACAGTATGAAGCCTAATTATACAAGTGTTACAGTATTGTAAGAGTTGATCTTAAAGACTGATTTCAGCAAGGAGTCAGTAAATGCATTCATGCACATACAGTTGACTAAtactaaatatatatactgtatatacagttgactaatactaaatatatatactgtatatacagttgactaatactaaatatatatactgtaaatacagtTGACTAAtactaaatatatatactgtatatacagttgactaatactaaatatatatactgtatatacagttgactaatactaaatatatatactgtatatacagtgccttgcactggatttcttcacattttattgtgttacaacgTGGCAttaatgtatttcattttcattttttttgtcaacaatctactcaaaatactctgtaatgtcaaagtggaagaaaaattctaattTTTAAAAAAAGATTAAGAAAACAtttataactaaaatatagtcgttAATTGTAATGAATTACaattaaaatccatt includes the following:
- the LOC120048625 gene encoding apolipoprotein Eb-like encodes the protein MKAVAIILALAVISGCHARAVRQAEALQNHWEENVERFWTYVSEINSRADGLVENLKASQLSRELDTLITDTMAELTVYGEDIQTKLGPYSQDTAALLGQDLQLLTTKLQTDMVDAKERSTQYLGELKTMMEQNADDVHNRANTYTRKLKKRLNKDTEEIRKTVATYLGEIQSRTSQNMDLVKERVEPFVSQAHDTAAQRLGSFTDLLKNQAQDLSQQVSTQAEGMREKLEATAEDLRITLEGKIDELSSLIAPYAAKIREQLQTAMDKVKETAV